A single genomic interval of Spirosoma taeanense harbors:
- a CDS encoding FRG domain-containing protein → MKQTRVTTWSQLMDCLYEEAWMPALQRFRPPFAFRGLPDASYTLNTSLMRLSDNCAPIEGHLLRNFKKYALRNVVERDSFWYWLSVAQHHGLPTRLMDWTFSPYVALHFVTASTQRYDRDGVVWCLDYKKMHQQLPDALRGLLEKEGADVFTIDMLSHIHSLREFDDQAEHPFALLIEPPSIDDRIVNQYALFSVISSPTVGMNSWLEERPDVYRQIIIAKELKWEIRDKLDQANINERVLFPGLDGLSLWLRRQYVQPSSDSDIPSNLLMN, encoded by the coding sequence CTGGAGCCAGTTGATGGATTGTCTGTACGAGGAGGCCTGGATGCCTGCACTCCAACGTTTCCGTCCGCCCTTTGCCTTTAGGGGACTGCCTGATGCGTCCTACACGCTAAACACGTCGCTGATGCGTCTAAGCGACAACTGCGCACCAATTGAAGGGCACCTGCTGCGTAATTTCAAGAAGTATGCGCTTCGAAATGTCGTCGAACGGGACTCGTTCTGGTACTGGCTGTCGGTCGCGCAGCATCATGGGCTACCCACCCGACTGATGGACTGGACCTTCTCGCCCTACGTTGCTCTGCATTTCGTGACGGCGTCAACGCAGCGATACGATCGGGATGGGGTGGTCTGGTGCCTGGACTATAAGAAAATGCACCAGCAGTTGCCTGATGCGCTGCGCGGTTTGCTTGAGAAAGAAGGAGCCGACGTGTTCACAATTGATATGCTGAGCCACATCCATTCATTGCGGGAGTTCGACGATCAGGCTGAGCATCCGTTTGCGTTATTGATCGAGCCCCCTTCTATCGACGACCGCATTGTCAATCAGTATGCCCTGTTTTCGGTTATCTCCAGCCCAACCGTTGGGATGAATAGCTGGCTGGAGGAGCGGCCCGATGTGTATCGGCAGATCATCATTGCGAAAGAACTGAAGTGGGAGATTCGCGATAAGCTGGATCAGGCCAATATCAACGAACGGGTGCTTTTCCCGGGTCTGGATGGGCTGAGCCTATGGCTACGGCGGCAGTATGTTCAGCCCAGCAGCGACTCCGATATTCCGTCAAATCTGTTGATGAACTGA
- a CDS encoding YCF48-related protein, protein MIRPAITIFLSFFLTQTILAQWKPLGPYGGPISLLESDNKVAFAAGPAGSFFRSADGGKSWQITSKGLTTSSATALYQSDSLLLLGTGGAGVYRSTDGGISWAASSRFDPTLSGSQPAANAFLRSGQFLYAATRDGVYRSSNNGQNWLSVTAGLYTRDGVFSLLNVPGTKAILAGTGNGIYRTIDDGTTWALLRSPIAATSNNSLEGNVFALEQINGMLMAGAYGQGFFRSTDLGANWTAANSGLPFGTTVSVIRVKNGVIYIGTDTGVYTSTNNGNVWTQIANFPSDASISGITFVGNSLLISTSAEGIYRSDDGGKSWVDANAGLLADTEMLVTSGNKLWVVSGENVVRSTDGGKSWRIVRYRLTPTETIQALVRDGNTLYLTSGNLYRSTNDGDTWERVNAPQAIPDGVYLTQLYVSGKDIIAATLSNGIIRSTDGGVNWKFLSRDGLPSADRRPSYVTKLKNAIYLGFQGGGLYRSTNDGTNWEAVKDVRNNADVWTITAVGDTLYAGTNSESLYRSVDNGTTWARADKGITSSIVRSILPTPGGLFVGTFKGVGVSTTRGVFWRRYNNGLPLLQNSADNTATENLRMFPLTTENGMLYGSSLYGVWTRPLNEPPYITPDPTIAQSCVNGVIPVSYRISDTFEEKNAFSLQISGPDGTFKTFTTARECISPGTADAQGFAGCVLTFRLPAGFAPGDNYKMRIVASSPYTTSQEIPIKLTPNPIPAKPVISSDSTTFRTVQATAYQWLLNDRPIPGATSQTFNPKGFPGVYGVLVYNECNGSAASDPLYYLVTATEPTFDDEVSVFPNPADDVLTVKVPRSGGATSLRLLRTDGAVLSNQPAATGAEHRLSIGKLPTGTYLLHIQQGDRQTTKRVMKK, encoded by the coding sequence ATGATACGTCCAGCTATAACGATCTTTTTAAGCTTTTTTTTAACCCAAACTATACTGGCTCAGTGGAAGCCGCTTGGCCCCTACGGTGGCCCGATTTCCCTGCTTGAATCTGATAACAAAGTAGCCTTCGCAGCCGGTCCGGCGGGTAGTTTCTTCCGATCGGCCGATGGCGGAAAATCCTGGCAGATTACCTCAAAAGGTCTGACAACCTCGTCGGCCACAGCCCTTTATCAATCCGACTCGCTGCTGCTGCTGGGTACGGGTGGCGCCGGTGTTTATCGCTCGACTGATGGCGGTATATCGTGGGCCGCTTCCAGCCGGTTCGACCCAACCTTATCGGGCTCGCAGCCCGCGGCCAACGCCTTTCTCCGCAGCGGTCAATTTCTGTACGCAGCTACCCGCGACGGAGTGTATCGCTCCTCCAATAACGGCCAGAACTGGCTATCCGTTACGGCCGGTTTATATACGCGGGACGGTGTTTTCTCTCTACTGAATGTACCCGGCACCAAGGCTATTCTGGCTGGAACAGGAAATGGCATTTACCGGACCATCGACGACGGCACGACCTGGGCGCTTCTCCGCAGCCCGATTGCCGCTACCAGCAACAACTCGCTGGAAGGCAACGTGTTTGCACTTGAGCAGATCAACGGCATGCTGATGGCGGGCGCTTATGGGCAGGGCTTTTTCCGCTCAACGGACCTGGGGGCGAACTGGACGGCTGCTAACAGCGGCCTGCCTTTCGGCACAACCGTGTCGGTTATTCGGGTTAAAAACGGCGTGATTTATATTGGTACCGATACCGGCGTATATACTTCCACGAACAACGGGAATGTCTGGACACAGATAGCAAACTTTCCCTCGGATGCCAGCATCAGCGGCATTACGTTTGTGGGCAACAGCCTGCTGATCAGTACCAGCGCCGAGGGTATATACCGGTCAGACGACGGCGGCAAATCCTGGGTGGATGCCAACGCCGGTCTGCTGGCCGATACAGAAATGCTGGTTACCAGCGGCAATAAGTTATGGGTTGTATCAGGCGAAAACGTTGTTCGTTCGACCGATGGGGGTAAATCCTGGCGGATTGTCCGGTATCGTCTGACGCCAACCGAAACCATTCAGGCGCTGGTGCGGGATGGCAATACGCTGTACCTGACCAGTGGCAACCTCTATCGCTCCACCAACGATGGTGATACCTGGGAGCGCGTTAACGCTCCGCAGGCGATACCAGACGGTGTCTACTTAACCCAGCTTTACGTAAGCGGTAAAGACATTATTGCGGCTACGCTGAGTAACGGAATTATTCGTTCTACGGACGGTGGCGTGAACTGGAAATTTCTGTCGCGCGACGGACTGCCCTCCGCCGACCGTCGTCCGAGCTACGTTACCAAACTGAAAAACGCAATCTACCTTGGTTTTCAGGGTGGAGGGCTCTACCGGTCAACCAACGATGGCACGAACTGGGAAGCTGTAAAAGATGTGCGAAATAACGCCGACGTATGGACGATAACAGCCGTCGGTGATACGCTTTACGCCGGCACCAATAGTGAATCGCTTTATCGTTCGGTAGACAACGGGACAACCTGGGCCCGCGCCGATAAGGGCATAACGTCGTCAATTGTCCGGTCTATTCTGCCCACCCCCGGCGGGTTGTTTGTGGGTACTTTCAAAGGCGTTGGCGTATCAACGACCAGGGGCGTGTTCTGGCGTCGGTATAACAACGGCCTGCCGCTGCTGCAGAACAGCGCCGACAATACCGCCACCGAGAACCTGCGCATGTTCCCCCTGACAACCGAGAACGGTATGCTCTACGGGTCGTCGCTGTACGGAGTCTGGACACGTCCCCTCAACGAACCACCTTACATTACGCCCGACCCTACCATTGCGCAGTCATGCGTAAACGGAGTTATACCGGTTAGCTACCGCATCAGCGATACGTTTGAAGAAAAGAACGCGTTTTCGCTGCAGATATCCGGCCCCGACGGTACGTTCAAAACCTTTACGACCGCCAGGGAATGTATCTCACCCGGCACCGCCGATGCCCAGGGCTTTGCGGGCTGTGTGCTTACGTTCCGTCTGCCGGCCGGATTTGCGCCCGGCGATAATTACAAAATGCGGATTGTGGCTTCCAGTCCTTACACAACCAGTCAGGAAATTCCCATTAAGCTGACGCCCAATCCCATTCCAGCCAAACCCGTCATTTCGTCGGACAGCACAACCTTCAGAACGGTGCAGGCAACGGCCTACCAGTGGCTGCTGAACGATCGGCCTATTCCCGGCGCCACCAGCCAGACGTTTAACCCCAAAGGATTTCCGGGCGTCTATGGGGTTCTGGTGTACAATGAGTGCAATGGCTCGGCCGCGTCTGACCCGCTTTATTACCTCGTTACGGCTACCGAACCTACCTTCGATGATGAGGTGAGCGTATTCCCGAATCCCGCCGACGACGTGCTGACGGTTAAGGTGCCCCGTTCGGGTGGCGCTACCAGTCTGCGACTGTTGCGGACGGATGGGGCCGTACTCAGCAACCAGCCCGCAGCAACCGGTGCCGAGCACCGACTGTCAATCGGCAAGTTGCCAACGGGGACGTATCTGCTGCATATTCAGCAGGGCGACCGGCAAACGACCAAACGCGTAATGAAGAAATAA
- a CDS encoding TonB-dependent receptor domain-containing protein, giving the protein MKKTILLFVTGTLALTTASVVRAQFPTTPGGGGQRPAATIPGVSNSDVPRGNAKLTGIIVDSTTSKPVEFASVALIDVTTKRPIDGTVADEKGRFTLNKLPSGDFQLLISFVGYRNKTISSVKLDRRGDVNLGTVMLAPDIRTLSEVNVVGQAAIVEEKVDRLVYNAEKDVTSKGGDATDVMRKVPLLSVDLDGNVSLRGSSNVRVLINNKPSTIVASSVADALKQIPADMIKTVEVITSPSAKYDAEGSAGIINIITKKTTLQGFTLNLDSGVGNRGTNLGLNGNLRTGKMGFSLSGFGRANYNVRGRFANTQQTFNNNGTTITTEQSADTRSQGVFGQYTLGWDYDISKTSAITASLRYGARNNTQFQDNFLTRSMGAYLPTYNLRNVQTKDLSGTVDANIDYTKTYAKPQQEFSVSAQFSRNNRNNDFTANLLSQADFATITSRQQNLNDSYNQETTLRADYQTPIGKNQLIEFGGKGIFRQVESSFRYNFASGAMGMFVLDQNRPANTLNYDQNIAAGYGSYTLTTKSKFTLKAGLRYEYTTINANYSRTQPGEQGGQAGEDLGIPSYSNLVPSINLSKTLKGGKTIKLAYNRRLQRPGIQFLNPNVNAANPTNITQGNPLLSPELTDNLEFSTSAYVKNVYLNATLFARLTNNSITSVRDTVTTSLGEVTNPTLPRPIRTTYLNIGREEAYGINIFGNATLFSKWQIGGGFDAFYAYLTNNSATAVYRATNSGWVVTGRFFTSLNIKNGWGLQGFGFIRGRQIQLQGSQGGFAFYSLGIKKDLKDKRGSFGIAGENFFNNPFTIRAESSSPIFAQNSVTSLYNAGIRVNFSYKFGKMSFDQPQRQRNRGANDDLKDEGGNDNAGAQQPAQPAGGTPASGGGGRRPR; this is encoded by the coding sequence ATGAAAAAAACAATACTTCTTTTCGTTACGGGTACCCTTGCGCTAACTACGGCAAGCGTAGTTCGGGCGCAGTTTCCCACGACGCCGGGTGGGGGAGGTCAGCGGCCAGCCGCGACCATACCGGGTGTTTCCAATAGCGACGTTCCCCGCGGCAATGCCAAACTGACGGGTATCATTGTGGATTCAACGACCAGCAAACCGGTTGAGTTTGCCAGTGTTGCGCTTATTGACGTAACGACCAAAAGGCCAATTGACGGCACCGTTGCCGATGAAAAGGGCCGGTTTACGCTCAACAAATTGCCCTCGGGCGATTTTCAACTGCTGATTTCTTTCGTGGGTTATCGCAACAAGACCATTTCAAGCGTAAAGCTCGATCGCCGGGGCGACGTAAACCTGGGCACCGTGATGCTGGCGCCCGACATCCGGACGCTGAGCGAGGTGAACGTGGTTGGGCAGGCGGCTATAGTTGAGGAAAAAGTGGACCGGCTGGTCTATAACGCCGAGAAAGACGTAACGAGCAAAGGGGGCGACGCAACCGACGTAATGCGGAAAGTGCCGCTGCTGTCGGTCGACCTGGATGGTAACGTCAGCCTGCGGGGCAGTAGCAACGTGCGGGTGCTGATCAACAACAAGCCATCCACCATCGTGGCCAGCAGCGTAGCCGACGCCCTGAAGCAGATTCCAGCCGACATGATCAAGACCGTGGAGGTCATCACCAGCCCCTCGGCCAAGTACGATGCCGAAGGCTCGGCCGGTATCATCAACATCATAACCAAGAAAACTACCCTGCAGGGATTCACACTGAATCTGGATTCAGGCGTGGGTAACCGGGGCACTAACCTGGGATTAAACGGCAACCTGCGAACAGGAAAAATGGGCTTTAGCCTGAGCGGCTTTGGTCGGGCCAACTATAACGTAAGAGGCCGGTTTGCCAACACCCAGCAGACGTTCAATAACAACGGCACCACGATAACCACCGAACAGTCGGCCGATACGCGCAGTCAGGGAGTGTTCGGTCAGTACACGCTCGGCTGGGATTACGATATCAGCAAGACCAGCGCCATTACGGCCAGCCTGCGCTACGGTGCCCGCAACAACACCCAGTTTCAGGATAATTTCCTGACCCGATCGATGGGGGCGTATCTGCCAACCTACAACCTTCGGAACGTACAGACCAAAGATTTGTCGGGAACGGTCGATGCCAACATCGACTATACCAAGACCTACGCCAAACCGCAGCAGGAGTTCAGCGTTTCGGCGCAGTTCAGCCGGAATAACCGGAACAACGACTTTACGGCCAACCTTCTGAGCCAGGCCGACTTCGCCACGATTACGTCGCGCCAGCAGAACCTGAATGACAGCTATAACCAGGAAACGACGCTGCGGGCCGACTATCAGACACCCATCGGGAAGAATCAGCTGATTGAGTTTGGTGGAAAGGGCATCTTCCGGCAGGTAGAAAGCAGCTTCCGCTACAACTTTGCATCGGGTGCCATGGGCATGTTTGTGCTGGATCAGAACCGGCCGGCCAACACGCTCAATTACGATCAGAACATTGCCGCAGGCTACGGATCGTATACGCTCACAACCAAGAGTAAGTTCACCCTCAAGGCGGGTCTGCGCTACGAATACACGACAATCAACGCCAACTATAGCCGCACACAGCCCGGCGAGCAGGGTGGTCAGGCCGGTGAGGATCTGGGCATTCCGAGCTACAGCAATTTAGTGCCGAGTATTAACCTGTCCAAGACGTTAAAAGGCGGCAAAACCATCAAGCTGGCCTATAACCGTCGGTTGCAGCGGCCGGGTATTCAATTCCTGAACCCGAACGTCAATGCGGCCAACCCCACCAACATCACGCAGGGTAACCCGTTGCTTTCGCCCGAACTGACCGACAATCTGGAGTTCAGCACAAGCGCCTACGTCAAAAACGTGTATTTGAATGCTACCCTGTTTGCCCGACTGACCAACAACTCGATTACGAGTGTGCGCGATACGGTTACGACCAGCCTGGGTGAGGTAACTAACCCAACCCTGCCCCGGCCCATCCGGACAACCTACCTGAACATTGGTCGTGAAGAAGCTTATGGGATTAACATATTCGGAAACGCTACCCTGTTTTCGAAGTGGCAGATTGGGGGTGGTTTCGATGCATTTTACGCGTACCTGACCAATAACAGCGCAACGGCTGTTTACCGCGCAACCAACTCCGGCTGGGTCGTGACGGGCCGATTCTTTACGAGCCTGAACATTAAAAACGGCTGGGGCCTTCAGGGCTTCGGCTTTATCCGCGGACGTCAGATTCAGCTGCAGGGTTCGCAGGGCGGATTCGCGTTCTATAGTCTGGGTATCAAGAAAGACTTGAAAGACAAACGGGGCAGCTTCGGTATTGCGGGCGAGAACTTCTTCAACAATCCGTTTACGATCCGCGCCGAGTCAAGTTCGCCTATCTTCGCGCAGAATAGCGTGACCAGTCTGTACAACGCCGGTATCCGGGTGAACTTCAGCTATAAATTTGGGAAGATGAGCTTCGATCAGCCCCAGCGACAACGGAACCGGGGTGCCAACGACGACCTGAAAGACGAAGGCGGCAATGATAACGCGGGCGCTCAGCAGCCCGCACAACCCGCCGGGGGCACACCCGCCAGTGGTGGCGGTGGCCGCCGACCCCGGTAA
- a CDS encoding SOS response-associated peptidase, translated as MCYHKSLDVSAPELEVRYAAALPPTANFQPIYHANAYQFPAWPIVTRQEPGKLQLIQWGLIPRWAKTADDAADIRTKTINARAETIYDKPSYRTAAQKGQRCLIPVTGFYEWHTKGSKKFPFYITAKDQKIMSIAGLWDEWPDPETGELVRTYTLLTTEANPLLAAIHNTKKRMPCVLTHLPDGADAEQAWLHDDLTEADALALLMQPYPAERMHSYSISKRITSRTEPSDVPEVMEPATYPELSNNTQLFA; from the coding sequence ATGTGCTACCATAAATCACTCGACGTGTCGGCCCCTGAACTGGAAGTCCGTTATGCGGCTGCGCTGCCGCCAACGGCTAATTTTCAGCCCATTTATCACGCTAATGCATACCAGTTTCCGGCCTGGCCCATTGTAACCCGACAGGAGCCCGGTAAACTGCAGCTGATTCAATGGGGGCTGATTCCGCGCTGGGCCAAAACCGCTGACGATGCGGCTGACATTCGCACAAAGACGATTAACGCCCGCGCCGAAACTATTTATGATAAACCATCCTATCGTACGGCCGCTCAGAAAGGCCAGCGGTGCCTGATTCCGGTCACGGGTTTTTATGAATGGCACACAAAGGGCAGCAAAAAGTTTCCGTTCTATATCACCGCCAAAGACCAGAAAATTATGTCGATTGCGGGCTTATGGGACGAATGGCCCGACCCCGAAACCGGCGAACTGGTCCGGACTTATACGTTACTGACGACTGAAGCCAATCCGCTGCTGGCGGCCATCCATAACACCAAAAAACGGATGCCCTGCGTGCTGACCCACCTGCCGGATGGCGCCGATGCCGAACAGGCCTGGCTGCACGATGATCTGACGGAAGCAGACGCGCTGGCGCTGCTGATGCAACCCTACCCGGCCGAGCGAATGCATAGTTATAGTATCAGCAAACGAATCACGTCGCGAACTGAACCCAGTGACGTTCCCGAAGTAATGGAACCGGCAACCTATCCGGAATTGAGCAATAACACTCAACTGTTCGCCTGA
- a CDS encoding pyridoxamine 5'-phosphate oxidase family protein, whose product MTPSIQLTHLADGQALDLADLENNTWQQLQSALKNESDGFKTITLATCTADGADARMVVLRQVDAERKYVWFHTDARSEKVIQLEAFPNATLLFWDDKRQVQLRLTVETRLHTDDYVADEHWKDLWVGSRKTYLSEKTPGSEQPEPYPGFPVNLGDDLPTEAESEAGRKNFAVIECRVLTMEYLHLSRAGQTRARFQYEPVRKSVWLAP is encoded by the coding sequence ATGACCCCTTCAATTCAACTAACGCACCTCGCAGATGGTCAGGCGCTTGACCTCGCTGACCTTGAGAACAATACCTGGCAGCAACTTCAGTCGGCGCTGAAGAATGAATCCGATGGTTTTAAAACGATAACACTGGCGACCTGTACGGCCGATGGTGCCGATGCCCGGATGGTGGTCCTGCGGCAGGTGGACGCCGAACGTAAGTATGTCTGGTTCCATACCGATGCCCGCTCAGAAAAAGTGATTCAGCTGGAAGCGTTCCCCAATGCGACGCTGCTGTTCTGGGACGATAAACGACAGGTACAACTGCGCCTGACGGTCGAAACCCGGCTGCATACAGACGACTACGTTGCCGATGAACACTGGAAGGACCTATGGGTTGGCAGCCGCAAGACGTATCTCTCCGAGAAGACGCCGGGCAGTGAGCAGCCCGAGCCGTATCCGGGCTTCCCGGTTAACCTGGGTGACGATCTGCCTACCGAGGCCGAAAGCGAAGCCGGTCGGAAAAACTTCGCCGTTATCGAATGCCGCGTACTAACGATGGAATACCTGCACCTTAGCCGCGCCGGGCAAACGCGGGCGCGGTTCCAGTACGAACCCGTCCGGAAATCGGTGTGGCTGGCACCCTGA
- a CDS encoding NAD-dependent epimerase/dehydratase family protein, whose protein sequence is MTKMRVLFTGGSGKAGKHVIPYLLNQGHRVMNVDLVPLKHPGVDNLIADITDSGQMFNAMSSYAALDELEAGNGVPKFDAVVHFAAVPRILINPDNETFRVNTIGTYNVIEAAVKLGIKKIIIASSETTYGVCFSDGKTNPQVLPLEEDYDVDPMDSYGLSKVVNEKTARSFQRRSGFDIYALRIGNVIEPHEYAELFPYYFEHPEVRRRNAFCYIDARDLGQIVDLCLKKDGLGYQVFNAGNDHNGAIIPSKELAERFFPTVPVTRELGEHEALFSNRKIREVLGFKEEHNWQKYV, encoded by the coding sequence ATGACTAAAATGCGAGTATTGTTTACAGGAGGATCGGGAAAAGCAGGCAAGCACGTAATTCCCTACCTTCTCAACCAAGGACACAGGGTAATGAATGTAGACCTGGTGCCTTTGAAGCACCCAGGGGTAGATAATCTGATCGCGGATATAACCGATTCTGGGCAAATGTTTAATGCCATGAGCTCGTATGCCGCCCTGGACGAACTGGAGGCTGGCAATGGCGTACCTAAATTTGATGCCGTAGTCCATTTTGCTGCCGTACCCAGGATACTGATCAATCCGGATAATGAAACGTTCAGGGTGAACACCATCGGCACCTATAATGTGATTGAAGCCGCTGTTAAGCTGGGTATCAAAAAGATTATCATTGCCTCGTCAGAAACCACCTATGGGGTCTGTTTTTCGGATGGTAAAACCAACCCTCAGGTTCTGCCTTTGGAGGAGGACTATGACGTTGATCCCATGGACAGCTATGGCTTATCGAAGGTCGTCAATGAGAAAACAGCGCGCAGCTTCCAGCGACGGTCAGGCTTTGATATCTATGCTCTTCGGATCGGGAATGTAATTGAACCGCACGAATACGCGGAACTGTTTCCTTACTATTTTGAGCACCCGGAAGTGCGACGCCGGAATGCCTTCTGTTACATAGATGCGCGTGACCTGGGACAGATCGTGGATTTATGTTTGAAAAAAGATGGCCTCGGGTATCAGGTTTTCAATGCTGGAAATGATCATAACGGGGCCATTATTCCCAGCAAAGAACTGGCGGAAAGGTTCTTTCCTACAGTGCCCGTAACCCGTGAACTGGGCGAGCACGAAGCCTTGTTTTCAAATCGGAAAATCCGCGAAGTTCTGGGGTTCAAAGAAGAACATAACTGGCAGAAGTATGTCTGA
- a CDS encoding DUF4385 domain-containing protein codes for MPANNRAFNYDLDYKNLNLREQPELYRVGKGEMGVLLVQPYKSEILPHWRFKTPEIARESSEKIFQMFLDYKQKGDFIGMDMARKFLQMGYTRARRYANHKTGQKYDGPVPDDQKGRSGAHGREQLPRDEDPVKAESARIFYGKYLEAREDPEYRKQRKDWQEKYG; via the coding sequence ATGCCTGCCAATAACCGCGCATTCAACTACGATCTGGACTATAAGAACCTGAACCTCCGCGAGCAGCCTGAACTCTATCGCGTTGGCAAGGGCGAGATGGGGGTATTGCTCGTGCAGCCCTACAAATCAGAAATCCTGCCCCACTGGCGCTTTAAAACGCCCGAGATTGCCCGCGAGTCGTCGGAGAAAATCTTCCAGATGTTTCTGGACTACAAACAGAAAGGGGACTTCATCGGCATGGACATGGCCAGGAAGTTTCTACAGATGGGATACACACGAGCCAGACGTTACGCCAACCACAAAACCGGACAGAAATATGACGGCCCGGTGCCCGATGACCAGAAAGGCCGTTCGGGTGCCCACGGCCGCGAGCAGCTTCCTCGTGATGAAGACCCAGTCAAAGCCGAATCGGCCCGCATTTTCTATGGCAAGTATCTGGAAGCCCGTGAAGACCCTGAATACAGGAAGCAACGAAAAGACTGGCAGGAAAAATACGGTTGA
- a CDS encoding alpha-amylase family glycosyl hydrolase: MPTSIRSEAVRSALASAATSQSRQVTIGNQTVSINTPFPSPPDWRDTWIYFLLLDRFNNPVAPPRLSPFDGLHGVFQGGTFNGVREQLDYLQELGVGAIWLSPVIKNCQYEDTTYHGYGFQDFLQVEPRFSSDPQVARINPALAEDELRALIDAAHARGIYIIFDIVLNHAGNVFGYVVNGSDNAPSADGRNSVYPVRWHDAQGNAAFADFSGAPVPIPDDAAVWPVELQRNELFRRKGKGGEAGGDFESLKELVTDFSETDSLGRSFPVHETLILAYQYMIAKFDVDGYRIDTLKFIEPDFARIFANAMREFALSIGKKNFFTFGEVFDEEEKINQFIGRTTSQGNEPIGVDAALDFPLFFRLPSVAKGLTPPSSVQAMYRRRKDVQRDILSTHGDATNFFVTFLDNHDMKQRFYYRDAADPTRFDAQATLGLACLFTLQGIPCVYYGTEQGLHGLGNSDAAVREALWGKPNAFDPQHSFYAAIKAISAVRNEQPALRYGRQYFRPISGDGVNFGISPFSPGVLAFSRILNDQEVLIVANTQTNGGFNGEVIIDVSLNPDQAPFDILFSNQSQPQSPGQVVTKSGGSVTIHETDGSQTHGPVRVVPVQLHPMEVQILRRRKP, from the coding sequence ATGCCAACATCCATCCGCAGTGAAGCCGTTCGTTCGGCTTTGGCGTCCGCTGCAACTTCGCAATCCAGACAAGTTACCATCGGCAACCAGACGGTTTCGATTAACACGCCCTTTCCTTCCCCGCCCGACTGGCGCGATACATGGATTTATTTTCTGCTGCTCGATCGGTTCAACAACCCGGTTGCGCCACCGCGTCTGTCGCCTTTCGATGGTCTCCACGGCGTTTTTCAGGGCGGTACGTTCAACGGCGTGCGCGAACAACTCGACTACCTCCAGGAGTTGGGCGTAGGCGCTATCTGGCTTTCGCCGGTTATTAAGAACTGTCAGTATGAAGACACTACGTATCACGGCTACGGCTTTCAGGACTTTCTGCAGGTCGAGCCGCGCTTTTCATCGGACCCGCAGGTTGCCCGAATTAACCCGGCCCTGGCTGAGGATGAACTCCGGGCGCTGATTGATGCTGCCCACGCCCGGGGCATCTACATTATCTTTGATATCGTGCTCAATCACGCGGGCAATGTGTTTGGCTACGTCGTGAATGGCAGCGACAATGCGCCCAGCGCCGATGGTCGAAACAGTGTATATCCCGTCCGGTGGCATGACGCGCAGGGGAATGCTGCCTTTGCCGATTTCAGCGGTGCTCCCGTTCCGATTCCGGACGATGCGGCTGTGTGGCCCGTTGAACTCCAGCGAAACGAACTGTTCCGGCGTAAGGGCAAAGGGGGCGAAGCCGGTGGCGATTTTGAATCGCTGAAAGAACTGGTGACTGATTTCAGCGAAACGGACAGCCTGGGGCGGTCATTTCCGGTGCACGAAACATTAATTCTGGCTTATCAATATATGATCGCCAAATTCGATGTGGACGGCTATCGGATTGATACGCTGAAGTTCATTGAGCCCGATTTTGCCCGGATTTTTGCCAATGCCATGCGCGAGTTTGCCCTGAGTATCGGCAAGAAAAACTTCTTTACGTTCGGGGAAGTCTTCGACGAAGAAGAAAAAATCAATCAGTTCATTGGCCGCACAACCAGCCAGGGTAATGAGCCGATTGGCGTTGATGCCGCTCTTGATTTTCCGCTGTTTTTCCGTCTGCCGTCGGTCGCCAAAGGCTTAACGCCACCTTCGTCGGTGCAGGCCATGTACCGCCGGCGAAAAGATGTGCAGCGCGATATTCTCAGCACCCACGGCGACGCGACGAATTTCTTCGTGACGTTTCTGGACAATCACGACATGAAGCAGCGCTTTTACTATCGTGATGCTGCCGATCCCACCCGCTTCGACGCCCAGGCTACGCTGGGGCTGGCCTGTCTGTTTACGTTGCAGGGTATACCGTGTGTTTATTACGGTACCGAGCAGGGGCTGCATGGCCTGGGTAATAGCGATGCCGCCGTGCGCGAAGCGCTGTGGGGGAAACCAAACGCGTTTGATCCGCAGCATTCGTTCTACGCGGCCATCAAAGCGATCAGTGCAGTCCGGAATGAGCAGCCTGCTTTGCGTTACGGCCGCCAGTATTTTCGACCGATTTCCGGCGATGGCGTAAACTTTGGCATCTCGCCCTTTAGTCCGGGGGTGCTGGCCTTTTCGCGGATTCTGAACGATCAGGAAGTGCTGATTGTGGCAAATACCCAAACCAACGGCGGATTCAATGGGGAGGTGATTATCGATGTCTCTCTAAACCCTGATCAGGCTCCGTTCGACATTCTGTTCAGCAATCAGTCCCAGCCGCAGTCGCCGGGGCAGGTTGTTACGAAGTCAGGCGGCAGCGTAACGATTCACGAAACCGACGGCAGCCAGACGCACGGGCCCGTACGGGTCGTGCCGGTTCAACTGCACCCCATGGAGGTCCAGATTCTGCGACGGCGAAAACCCTGA